In Lentimicrobiaceae bacterium, the DNA window TAGCCGATGAATTGGAAATATGTCGCAGAATAGGATAATTCAGTTGCTGCAAAAATTTATCGGATACGTCTTTGAAGATACTTATTTGCTGTTTGGTAAAATCGTCGAATTTAGCATCGTCGCTGCCGACAAGGTGAGAAAAAATCGATTTTACTACAATGTTTTTGTTGCCTTTAATTCTGTTTATCAGTTCGTCAGTTTGGTCGGGAGTAAAACCCAAACGGCTCATTCCGGTATCTATTTTAACATGAATGCTAATGCTTTTATTTTCGCCGGCATAAGAGTTCATTGCTTGAAGCAACAAATTTAAAGCCCTGAAACTAAATATTTCGGGTTCCAAGTTAAACCTGATAATAGCTTCGTACCCAGACGGTTCGGGATTCATAACCATAATAGGCAAGGTTATACCTGCTTTTCGCAACTCGACTCCTTCGTCGGCGTAAGCCACAGCCAAATAGTCAACATTGTGAAACTGTAAGGCGTTGGCAATTTCGTAGCTGCCGCTTCCGTATGAAAAAGCTTTGACCATTGCCATAGTCTTAACGCCTGGTTTAGTCAGCGACCTGAAGTAGTTCAAGTTGTGAATAACGGAATTGATATCAATTTCCAAAACCGTTTCGTGGTCTTTTAGTTGCAAAAGATTTGAAATATCTTCAAAATGGTAGTCGCGAGCACCTTTTATAAGTATTGTTTCGTCGTTGAAATTGCTCATGTTATGATTGCTCAAAAAGTCGGAAACATTATTATAAAATTGCTTTTGCATAGAAAACACTTCCGAATTTTCGGAAATATAGCTGCCAATGCCTATAATTTTACTCACATTGCTCGAAACAAGCATGTTGTTGATGTTGGTGTACATAAGATGCTTGTCGTCGGCGGTTTGCAACAAATCCGACAAAATAACAGTCTTACTACTGTTTTGATGCTGTTGGTTTAAGAAATCGAGAGCAATTTTCAGAGAATTTATATCATTGCTGTAACTATCGTTGATGATTGTACAATTGTTAATTCCTTTTTTAAGCTCTAAACGCATAGCGATAGGCTGCAGATTTTTGAGACGATTTTTAATAATGTTTAAAGGATAATTAAACACCAACATTGTGCTAATGCAGTGAAATGCGTTTTCAACCGAAGCGTAGTCAGCAAAGGGAATGGAAATTTCGGTATCAGTGTTTTTGTAGCAAATTGTTAAGTTGGAGTTTTGCTTGTTGTATTTGATATTTTTGACGTACAAATCGGCGTTGCTGTCTTTGGTGCTCCAAGTAAAAAGCTGTAGCGATTTATTGACTTCTTTAAGTTTTTTTACTTGCTCATCAATTTGCTTGTAATCGGTGCAGTATATCAGATTGTTGGCATTTACAAACAGTTTTATTTTTTCTTCAACTTTTTGTTCAACCGAAGTAAAATTTGCCTGATGAGCCGCACCAATATTCGTAAATATGCCAATTGTAGGTTTTATGATTTCTTGCAGATATTGCATTTCGTCAACCAAAGAAATGCCGGCTTCAAAAATTCCGAAATTATTGTCGCTATTGATTTGCCAAACCGAAAGCGGCACGCCAATTTGCGAGTTATAGCTTTTGGGATTTCTGCAAATATTGTAATCGTTATGCAAAAGCTGATACAGCCATTCTTTAACGATGGTTTTGCCGTTGCTTCCGGTTATTCCTACAACAGGAAAATTAAATTTATTTCTATGATTTTGAGCTAATTGTTGCAAAGCTCTGACAGAGTTTTTTATCAGCAAAAAGTTTGCATCGGAATAATTTGCAAACTCAGGATTGTCGGCTTCTACAACAAAACTTCTTACACCTTTTTTGTAAACGTCGTCAATGTACTTGCTGCCGTCGTTTCGGTTGGTTTTTATAGCAAAAAACAAGGATTTGTTTCCAATAACCACGCTTCTGCTATCGATGGCAATCTCGCTAATAATGCTTTCGGGATTAGCGATGTGAAGTGTTTTTGCATTTATAATTTTTGCAATATCACTTATTTTATAGTTGTTAGAGCACGACATGCGCTATTTTTTTATTGTTCAATATCTTGTGAAGCGTACTTTAACGGGTTTTCGTTTATTTCTTCCCACATTTGTCGGTTGCGAGAAATATCGTTAGCCAAATACATTGCCGTTCGTAGCGATTGAGCGATGTTGTCGTTATTGCTGTTAAAATCCATTTCGGCATTGCTGTCGGGCATGGTAACAACAAACGGAAGTCCAGCCAAATATATTGCTCCCCTTTCCTGCGAAAAAATGCTGAAAGGAATATAACTTTGGTCGTAGTACATGGAAATTATTCCGTCAAATTCGTCGTACGACGCATCGGAAAAGAGCTTGTCGGCATTGTACG includes these proteins:
- a CDS encoding bifunctional UDP-N-acetylmuramoyl-tripeptide:D-alanyl-D-alanine ligase/alanine racemase, with product MSCSNNYKISDIAKIINAKTLHIANPESIISEIAIDSRSVVIGNKSLFFAIKTNRNDGSKYIDDVYKKGVRSFVVEADNPEFANYSDANFLLIKNSVRALQQLAQNHRNKFNFPVVGITGSNGKTIVKEWLYQLLHNDYNICRNPKSYNSQIGVPLSVWQINSDNNFGIFEAGISLVDEMQYLQEIIKPTIGIFTNIGAAHQANFTSVEQKVEEKIKLFVNANNLIYCTDYKQIDEQVKKLKEVNKSLQLFTWSTKDSNADLYVKNIKYNKQNSNLTICYKNTDTEISIPFADYASVENAFHCISTMLVFNYPLNIIKNRLKNLQPIAMRLELKKGINNCTIINDSYSNDINSLKIALDFLNQQHQNSSKTVILSDLLQTADDKHLMYTNINNMLVSSNVSKIIGIGSYISENSEVFSMQKQFYNNVSDFLSNHNMSNFNDETILIKGARDYHFEDISNLLQLKDHETVLEIDINSVIHNLNYFRSLTKPGVKTMAMVKAFSYGSGSYEIANALQFHNVDYLAVAYADEGVELRKAGITLPIMVMNPEPSGYEAIIRFNLEPEIFSFRALNLLLQAMNSYAGENKSISIHVKIDTGMSRLGFTPDQTDELINRIKGNKNIVVKSIFSHLVGSDDAKFDDFTKQQISIFKDVSDKFLQQLNYPILRHISNSSAIIRFPEANFDMVRLGIGLYGINPVVNVSSQLQNVSSLKTVITQIKKISKNQSIGYSRNFIADHDMTIATLPIGYADGIPRSLENMVGHVYIKGKTAKIVGNICMDMMMVDITNIDANEGDEVVIFNSAETINKLAELMGTISYEVLTGISQRVKRVYFQD